Proteins encoded within one genomic window of Gloeobacter kilaueensis JS1:
- a CDS encoding nucleotidyl transferase AbiEii/AbiGii toxin family protein: MKNMAASVRMRLLALAKERKEDFNLVLERYGLERVLFRLSNSSHVDRFVLKGGLLVSLWAKDTYRPTRDADMLAYGDASPEVLVGIFQELCKMDLEPDGLVFDSATITTELIKEDQEYGGVRLLIEAKLEQAKLHIQFDIGVGDAVSPAPQVAEYPSLLQGLTSPKLKMYPPETVVAEKFETIVRRGLDNSRMKDYYDLWFLQQIFNFDGENLAKALATTFNRRRRAFDCELPEGLSDQFCRDERKLKQWDAFLKRNPMQLPRTPLAQVVAQITNFIAPVYQACAEEKVFRGRWECSGSWLSVPAAASHQEPECPSNSLDSSSNTQGSS; this comes from the coding sequence ATGAAGAACATGGCTGCCTCGGTGCGAATGCGCTTGCTTGCCCTGGCTAAAGAGCGGAAAGAAGACTTTAATCTCGTGCTTGAGCGGTACGGGCTGGAAAGGGTACTTTTTCGTCTCAGCAACTCCAGTCATGTCGATCGCTTTGTTCTTAAAGGCGGACTGCTTGTTTCACTGTGGGCAAAGGACACTTACCGCCCCACGCGAGATGCAGACATGCTGGCCTACGGGGATGCAAGCCCCGAGGTATTGGTTGGAATTTTTCAAGAACTCTGCAAGATGGACCTTGAACCAGATGGACTCGTCTTTGATTCCGCTACGATCACAACAGAACTTATCAAAGAGGATCAGGAATACGGGGGCGTTCGACTCTTAATAGAAGCGAAACTTGAGCAGGCCAAGCTGCATATCCAGTTCGACATTGGAGTAGGAGACGCTGTATCTCCCGCGCCGCAGGTCGCGGAATATCCATCGCTGCTTCAGGGATTAACCAGTCCCAAATTGAAGATGTACCCTCCAGAAACAGTCGTTGCAGAAAAGTTTGAAACAATTGTAAGGCGTGGCCTGGATAATAGCCGCATGAAAGATTACTACGACCTCTGGTTTCTACAGCAAATTTTCAATTTTGACGGTGAAAACCTGGCAAAGGCGCTGGCGACGACATTCAATAGGCGGAGGCGAGCGTTTGACTGTGAGCTACCCGAAGGGCTCTCGGATCAGTTCTGTCGTGACGAGAGGAAATTGAAACAGTGGGATGCGTTCCTCAAACGCAATCCGATGCAGCTACCAAGGACTCCCCTTGCTCAGGTGGTTGCACAAATTACAAACTTCATCGCGCCGGTTTACCAAGCCTGCGCGGAAGAAAAAGTGTTCAGAGGAAGATGGGAATGCAGTGGCAGTTGGTTGTCCGTACCCGCAGCAGCCTCCCACC
- a CDS encoding type IV toxin-antitoxin system AbiEi family antitoxin domain-containing protein — translation MAKARQQGPESRRISHTALVRSSQVRGQKSRKTLLKTLQQQNAIAPVGKGIWRNISVPPSQFHSFVEPAFRSPQGVVCLLSALSFHRLTTQQPARVWFAIKQDGKPPKTSEIQLEVVRMADICLQEGVEEHRIEGVPVRITSAARTVADCFKFRNRVGIDVAIEALRDCLRKRLASPVEIRRYAQICRVAKVMAPYLETILETL, via the coding sequence ATGGCAAAAGCCAGACAGCAGGGGCCAGAGAGCAGGAGAATTTCACACACCGCCCTTGTACGCTCTTCACAGGTGCGCGGACAGAAGAGCCGCAAAACGCTGCTCAAAACACTGCAACAGCAAAATGCCATCGCGCCCGTAGGCAAGGGAATCTGGAGGAACATCTCTGTTCCCCCATCGCAGTTCCACAGTTTTGTTGAACCAGCCTTTCGCTCCCCACAGGGGGTAGTCTGTTTACTGTCAGCGCTGAGCTTCCATCGTCTGACAACTCAGCAGCCTGCCCGAGTGTGGTTTGCTATCAAACAGGATGGGAAACCACCAAAGACATCCGAAATCCAGCTTGAAGTGGTGCGCATGGCCGATATCTGCCTGCAGGAGGGAGTAGAAGAGCACCGCATTGAAGGTGTCCCGGTACGCATTACCAGCGCTGCTAGAACCGTCGCGGATTGCTTCAAGTTCCGCAACAGAGTGGGAATAGACGTGGCAATCGAAGCCCTCCGAGATTGCCTAAGAAAACGCCTTGCATCGCCGGTAGAAATTCGCCGATATGCGCAAATATGTCGCGTAGCAAAGGTGATGGCTCCGTATCTAGAAACTATTCTCGAAACACTCTAA
- a CDS encoding GNAT family N-acetyltransferase — protein MSGAITIQDNPDQAELDALYGQLRAYNAPYIGEATPERLAVVLKDDQGQLAGGVHASTALGWLDVYQLWVRADLRGQGYGKALMQAVEQAARERGCTQVLLDTFSFQAPGFYQKLGYQIVAVLEYGEHHRYLLKKNLNAV, from the coding sequence ATGTCAGGCGCAATCACAATCCAGGACAATCCCGACCAGGCTGAGCTAGACGCGTTGTACGGCCAGCTAAGAGCGTACAACGCCCCTTATATCGGCGAGGCCACCCCCGAACGGCTCGCTGTCGTCTTAAAGGACGATCAGGGGCAGCTAGCAGGCGGCGTACACGCCTCCACTGCCCTGGGTTGGCTGGATGTCTACCAACTCTGGGTGCGCGCCGATCTGCGCGGTCAGGGTTACGGCAAGGCGCTGATGCAAGCAGTCGAGCAGGCGGCCCGCGAACGCGGCTGCACCCAGGTGCTCCTTGATACCTTTAGCTTTCAGGCTCCCGGCTTTTACCAGAAGCTGGGCTATCAGATCGTCGCGGTGCTGGAGTACGGCGAGCACCACCGCTACTTGCTTAAAAAGAACCTGAACGCCGTCTAA
- the def gene encoding peptide deformylase, with product MILPIAQVGEPILHLAAQPVPIEQIRTPAFQTFLDDFVETMRSASGVGLSGPQVFRSIRVVAAECNANPRYPDRETVPLQIWINPVILRSADKTVACEEGCLSVPERRINLNRPEWIELSAFDREGEPVTFIAEGFLARILQHEIDHLDGILIVDREAQLAAPAASGTS from the coding sequence GTGATTCTGCCCATTGCCCAGGTAGGAGAGCCGATCCTGCACCTGGCCGCCCAGCCGGTGCCCATCGAACAGATCCGCACACCCGCCTTTCAAACCTTTCTGGATGATTTTGTCGAGACGATGCGCTCGGCGAGCGGGGTGGGCCTTTCTGGCCCCCAGGTGTTTCGCTCGATCCGGGTGGTGGCCGCCGAGTGCAACGCCAACCCCCGCTATCCAGATCGCGAGACGGTGCCGCTGCAGATCTGGATCAACCCGGTTATCCTGCGATCTGCAGACAAGACCGTCGCCTGCGAGGAGGGGTGCCTGAGTGTGCCGGAGCGGCGCATCAATCTCAACCGACCCGAGTGGATTGAGCTGAGCGCCTTTGACCGCGAGGGTGAACCGGTGACGTTTATCGCAGAAGGATTTCTCGCCCGCATCCTCCAGCACGAGATCGATCACCTCGATGGCATCTTGATCGTCGATCGCGAGGCCCAGCTTGCTGCCCCCGCTGCCAGCGGCACCAGTTAG
- the carA gene encoding glutamine-hydrolyzing carbamoyl-phosphate synthase small subunit produces MEASRIGARLVLADGTAFDGWSFGATGTTTGEVVFNTGMTGYQEVITDPSYCGQIVTFTYPELGNTGINPEDIESSRPQVQGVIAHNVARRPSSWRATQSLSEWLAQHGIVGIAGIDTRALTRRLRSQGAMNGAISTELTSEQLLARLREQPAMQGLDLVPEVTAAAPYTWEDPSGSGWLATDAPTIERPLRVVAIDFGIKHNILRRLTSYGCEVTVVPATASADAILAYQPDGIFLSNGPGDPAAVHYGIETVQQLLAAQKPMFGICLGHQILALALGGRTYKLKFGHRGLNQPARANDRVEITSQNHGFAVDADSLAGADIEITHVNLNDRTVEGFRHRTLPVFSVQYHPEASPGPHDADYLFAQFAQLMREKQEVEA; encoded by the coding sequence ATGGAAGCTTCGCGCATAGGGGCGCGGCTGGTACTCGCGGATGGAACGGCCTTCGACGGCTGGTCCTTCGGTGCCACCGGCACCACCACCGGCGAGGTGGTCTTCAACACCGGCATGACCGGTTATCAAGAAGTGATCACAGACCCGAGCTACTGCGGTCAGATCGTCACCTTTACCTATCCAGAACTGGGCAACACCGGGATTAATCCGGAAGATATCGAATCGAGCCGTCCCCAGGTGCAGGGGGTGATCGCTCACAACGTCGCCAGGCGGCCCAGTTCCTGGCGCGCCACCCAGAGCTTGAGTGAATGGCTTGCCCAGCACGGCATCGTCGGCATCGCCGGTATCGACACCCGTGCGCTCACCCGCCGCCTGCGCAGCCAGGGAGCGATGAACGGGGCAATCTCGACTGAGCTGACGAGCGAGCAACTGCTGGCCCGCCTGCGGGAGCAACCGGCGATGCAGGGGCTGGATCTGGTTCCTGAGGTGACAGCTGCGGCTCCCTACACCTGGGAGGATCCCTCCGGCTCCGGCTGGCTGGCGACGGACGCGCCGACAATCGAACGGCCCCTGCGGGTCGTCGCCATCGACTTTGGCATCAAGCACAATATCCTGCGCCGCCTCACAAGCTACGGCTGCGAAGTTACCGTCGTCCCCGCCACCGCCAGCGCCGATGCGATCCTGGCGTACCAACCCGACGGTATCTTTCTTTCTAACGGGCCCGGCGACCCGGCGGCGGTGCATTACGGCATCGAGACGGTCCAGCAGCTGCTCGCTGCTCAAAAACCGATGTTCGGTATCTGCCTCGGCCACCAGATTCTGGCCCTGGCCCTGGGGGGACGCACTTACAAGCTCAAGTTTGGCCATCGCGGCCTCAACCAGCCCGCCCGCGCCAACGATCGCGTCGAGATCACAAGCCAGAACCACGGCTTTGCCGTCGATGCCGATTCGCTCGCCGGGGCTGACATCGAAATTACCCACGTCAACCTCAACGACCGTACCGTCGAGGGCTTTCGCCACCGGACGCTGCCGGTCTTCTCGGTGCAGTATCATCCGGAGGCAAGCCCCGGCCCCCACGATGCTGACTATCTGTTTGCCCAGTTCGCCCAGCTGATGCGCGAAAAGCAGGAGGTAGAGGCGTGA
- a CDS encoding NAD(P)H-quinone oxidoreductase subunit O → MPIKKGVLVRAVREKLDNSIEALASDPLWPPYLFETDGEVLDLRGDYAFIKFGAVPTPPIWLRLDQLVEVGAAAPAEG, encoded by the coding sequence ATGCCGATCAAAAAGGGCGTACTCGTGCGCGCCGTGCGCGAAAAACTCGACAACAGCATAGAAGCTCTGGCAAGCGATCCGCTCTGGCCGCCGTACTTGTTTGAGACCGACGGCGAAGTGCTCGATCTGCGCGGCGACTACGCCTTCATCAAGTTCGGCGCAGTGCCCACTCCTCCTATCTGGCTCAGGCTCGATCAACTGGTCGAGGTGGGAGCGGCGGCCCCAGCGGAAGGTTAA
- a CDS encoding HU family DNA-binding protein — MNHPEPLNRQQLLQQMAQRVDGLTQKTAAAAIEAAIEVMSEALGRGRAVKLSGFGSFQVRRRAARTNIHPRTGKPVAVPAAWNVIFTPAQSLRERLQSLALPESRL; from the coding sequence ATGAATCACCCAGAACCCCTCAATCGCCAGCAGCTCCTTCAGCAGATGGCGCAGCGCGTCGATGGCCTGACCCAGAAGACCGCCGCAGCGGCGATCGAGGCGGCGATCGAGGTGATGAGCGAAGCATTGGGTCGGGGCCGCGCTGTCAAGCTCTCCGGCTTCGGCAGTTTTCAGGTGCGGCGGCGGGCAGCCCGCACGAACATCCATCCGCGCACCGGCAAGCCGGTTGCCGTTCCAGCGGCCTGGAACGTTATTTTTACTCCCGCCCAGAGCCTGCGCGAACGTCTCCAATCGCTCGCCCTGCCCGAGAGCCGCCTCTAG
- a CDS encoding alpha/beta fold hydrolase, with protein sequence MDPMHCIVLDLLARFCVADYSYARLRGEKATARGGELAYSCIEQFQQWNGVSIYSQIAGRGLPVYLLHSLGGTARHWQFTMPALAAANCRVTAIDLPGHGRSGLSEGSLTPRRMGADLARSLSSPAVLVGNSLGGWVALQAYLHRPDRVLGICLVASAGLAGMPVRPPKLRLAPGASNLLEMLLASVFHHPERIDPLVQQSVLGGIAAPALLRLAPEGTLSPADLRRVRCPVLILWGENDQILPVHWAESFARHLGAYKKTILPDCGHLPQIECAERFNRELIAFTGVFQSATLNPASQ encoded by the coding sequence ATGGACCCAATGCACTGCATAGTGCTGGATCTCCTGGCGCGGTTCTGTGTTGCAGACTACAGCTACGCTAGGCTGAGGGGAGAAAAAGCGACAGCACGGGGGGGAGAGCTGGCTTATTCCTGTATCGAACAGTTTCAACAGTGGAACGGCGTTTCCATCTACAGCCAGATCGCTGGTCGCGGTCTACCGGTTTACCTGTTGCATAGCCTGGGGGGCACTGCCCGGCACTGGCAGTTTACGATGCCCGCCCTGGCTGCCGCCAATTGTCGCGTCACGGCCATCGATCTACCCGGTCATGGCCGCTCGGGACTGAGCGAAGGGAGTCTCACTCCCCGCCGGATGGGCGCGGATCTGGCCCGATCGCTCTCCTCCCCAGCTGTCCTGGTCGGCAACAGCCTGGGCGGCTGGGTGGCGCTGCAGGCGTACCTGCACCGCCCGGATCGAGTCCTGGGGATCTGTCTGGTGGCGAGCGCCGGGCTGGCGGGAATGCCCGTTCGCCCGCCGAAGCTCAGACTTGCCCCTGGCGCGTCGAACCTGCTGGAGATGCTGCTCGCCTCGGTCTTTCACCATCCGGAGCGCATCGACCCGCTCGTGCAGCAGAGTGTGCTGGGTGGGATCGCCGCTCCGGCTCTGCTGCGCCTTGCCCCCGAGGGAACGCTCAGCCCCGCCGATCTAAGGCGCGTCCGCTGTCCGGTCCTGATTCTCTGGGGTGAGAACGATCAGATCCTGCCGGTGCATTGGGCCGAGTCCTTCGCTCGCCATCTGGGCGCTTACAAAAAAACGATTTTGCCAGACTGCGGTCACCTGCCCCAGATCGAGTGTGCGGAGCGCTTCAACCGCGAGCTGATTGCCTTCACCGGGGTCTTTCAGAGTGCTACTCTAAACCCGGCATCGCAATAA
- the ispF gene encoding 2-C-methyl-D-erythritol 2,4-cyclodiphosphate synthase — translation MRIGNGYDFHRLVEGRQLVLGGIEIPYHLGLLGHSDADLLTHAITDALLGAACLGDIGQHFPPGEPRWKNVSSLLLLSKVLELVREKHYRPVNVDAVVVAERPKLAPHIPAMRTSLSSALDLPLDRVSVKATTSEGLGPIGEGLAMACYAVVLLEEEAK, via the coding sequence ATGCGCATCGGCAACGGCTACGACTTTCACCGCCTGGTCGAGGGACGGCAGCTCGTCCTGGGGGGCATCGAGATTCCCTATCACCTGGGTCTGTTGGGCCACAGCGACGCGGACCTGCTCACCCACGCGATCACCGACGCCCTGCTGGGTGCCGCCTGCCTCGGCGATATCGGCCAGCACTTTCCGCCCGGCGAGCCGCGCTGGAAGAACGTCTCCAGCCTGCTGTTGCTCTCAAAGGTGCTGGAGTTGGTGCGCGAGAAGCACTACCGGCCCGTCAACGTCGATGCGGTGGTGGTGGCGGAGCGGCCCAAACTTGCTCCCCACATCCCGGCGATGCGTACCAGTCTCAGCAGCGCCCTGGATCTGCCCCTCGACCGGGTGAGTGTCAAGGCGACCACCAGCGAGGGCCTCGGCCCCATCGGCGAAGGGCTGGCGATGGCCTGCTACGCGGTCGTGCTGCTGGAAGAAGAGGCTAAGTGA
- a CDS encoding BON domain-containing protein, with amino-acid sequence MILAGCAPNTESRTSAERSLEYANKSVEEAGRAVSAQTREATDTVNRKLDDAKVSAGDAGLTAKVKSILAADPLVHDFSIDVQSNRGIVTLRGEVKSDALRRRILEDAQSVDGVMQVNDQLTVKS; translated from the coding sequence ATGATTCTGGCCGGTTGTGCGCCCAATACCGAGAGCCGCACCTCAGCAGAGCGCTCGCTCGAATACGCCAACAAGTCCGTCGAGGAAGCGGGCCGGGCCGTCAGTGCCCAGACCCGCGAGGCGACCGATACCGTCAACCGCAAGCTGGACGATGCCAAAGTCAGCGCCGGCGATGCGGGACTCACCGCCAAGGTCAAGAGCATCCTTGCTGCCGACCCGCTCGTACACGACTTCTCGATCGATGTGCAGAGCAACCGGGGCATCGTCACCCTGAGGGGCGAGGTCAAAAGCGACGCCCTGCGCCGCCGCATCCTCGAAGACGCCCAGTCCGTTGATGGCGTGATGCAGGTGAACGATCAGCTGACGGTAAAAAGTTAA
- a CDS encoding M48 family metallopeptidase, with translation MGKGLLPALLLAATVTLALPAPAVLAQGGVLENLLQAFTLSSLSDRQEVQLGSEINRQLVRSGQIRLVPASAALRRVQDVAAVVAQASDRPNIPYTVQVVADKSINAFATMGGYVYVTTGLLRAVDNDAQLAGVLAHEMGHIAAKHALRQMKDAAITQAGEAALGLEHSALVNIGAKLFFLRYSRADEYEADRRGLFTLARTPYPPRSLPDFLRKLENLPSNPEFLSSHPSPPNRVKKLEQLIAQYHLDRNNGGRL, from the coding sequence ATGGGCAAGGGTTTGCTTCCCGCTTTGCTGCTTGCTGCCACCGTTACCCTCGCCCTCCCTGCTCCCGCTGTGCTGGCCCAGGGGGGTGTCCTGGAGAATTTGCTGCAAGCTTTTACCCTCTCCAGCCTCTCCGATCGCCAGGAAGTCCAGCTCGGCAGTGAGATCAACCGCCAACTGGTCCGCTCCGGCCAGATCCGGCTGGTTCCTGCCAGTGCGGCTCTCAGGCGGGTGCAGGATGTCGCTGCGGTAGTTGCCCAGGCGAGTGATCGGCCCAACATTCCTTACACTGTCCAGGTCGTCGCCGACAAGTCGATCAACGCCTTTGCAACGATGGGCGGCTACGTCTACGTCACCACGGGGCTACTGCGGGCAGTAGATAACGACGCACAACTGGCCGGGGTGCTGGCCCACGAAATGGGCCACATCGCCGCCAAGCACGCCCTGCGCCAGATGAAGGACGCAGCAATCACCCAGGCCGGTGAGGCGGCCCTGGGCCTTGAGCACAGCGCCCTGGTCAACATCGGCGCAAAGCTCTTTTTTTTGCGCTACAGCCGCGCCGACGAGTACGAGGCTGACCGGCGGGGACTCTTCACCCTGGCGCGTACCCCTTATCCGCCGCGCTCGCTGCCGGATTTTTTGCGCAAACTGGAGAATCTGCCCTCCAATCCCGAATTTCTCTCCTCGCACCCAAGTCCGCCGAACCGGGTAAAAAAGCTGGAGCAATTGATCGCCCAGTACCACCTCGATCGCAACAACGGAGGCCGCCTGTGA
- a CDS encoding DUF2127 domain-containing protein, with product MTTVANRPLGTFLIALHKLIWGVVLVFLALGVEVLRFKGINQPIQFVLSELGISARSHIWTLLVGLLPSVDGTQLKRVGVFLFVYSAVTLIEGWGVWEGKRWVEIFLVLETAALLPVELVELVKKFSFGKVALLLINLFVVVYLGWSLWRKWQQEKKKDRPAQ from the coding sequence GTGACCACCGTGGCCAACCGCCCCCTGGGCACGTTTCTCATCGCCCTCCACAAACTGATCTGGGGCGTTGTGCTCGTTTTTTTGGCTCTCGGCGTCGAGGTTTTGCGCTTCAAGGGCATCAACCAACCGATCCAGTTCGTGCTCTCGGAACTGGGGATCTCCGCCCGCAGCCACATCTGGACGCTCCTGGTCGGGCTGTTGCCTTCGGTCGATGGGACCCAGCTCAAGCGGGTGGGCGTCTTTTTGTTCGTCTATTCGGCGGTGACGCTCATAGAAGGCTGGGGGGTCTGGGAGGGCAAGCGCTGGGTCGAGATTTTCCTGGTGCTGGAGACGGCTGCGCTTTTGCCCGTTGAGCTTGTCGAACTGGTTAAAAAGTTTTCGTTCGGTAAGGTGGCGCTGTTACTCATCAACCTCTTCGTCGTCGTCTATCTTGGCTGGTCCCTCTGGCGCAAGTGGCAGCAAGAAAAGAAAAAAGACCGCCCGGCCCAGTGA
- the gatC gene encoding Asp-tRNA(Asn)/Glu-tRNA(Gln) amidotransferase subunit GatC → MIDREQVKKVAALARLEISEQEQELFTRQLSSILDYVAELQQVDTEGVAPTTRAIEVNNVVRPDQLEPCVERERILANAPEREDDFFRVPRIIE, encoded by the coding sequence ATGATCGACCGCGAACAGGTCAAAAAAGTCGCCGCCCTCGCCCGCCTCGAAATCAGCGAGCAGGAACAGGAGCTATTTACCCGACAGCTCTCATCGATCCTCGATTATGTGGCAGAACTACAGCAGGTCGATACCGAAGGCGTTGCGCCCACGACCCGCGCCATCGAGGTCAACAATGTCGTGCGGCCCGACCAGCTTGAACCCTGCGTCGAGCGCGAGCGCATTCTCGCGAACGCTCCCGAGCGCGAGGACGACTTTTTCCGCGTGCCCAGAATTATCGAGTAA
- a CDS encoding fatty acid desaturase — MSKSFMRPTAELRNRYVGLLWAGTIVAAWCLSAVSLFWLPVHKLPIPAIAGAVLLRTFLHTGLFITAHDAMHRSVCTTNHRLNDLVGRLAVALYAFLPYRELLVKHQQHHRAPATASDPDYHDGRHTGFGQWYLNFMQEYMAGEHAVRQLVALALLCVGCLWLLAVPAINLLLFWLLPLVLSSVQLFYFGTYLPHRRPHGGYHNRHRATSNRLCTFWSFISCYHFGYHWEHHEYPQVPWYHLPSLLGAAPRQQSAARS, encoded by the coding sequence ATGAGTAAATCTTTTATGCGACCCACAGCCGAACTGCGCAACAGGTACGTGGGGCTGCTCTGGGCAGGCACGATCGTTGCCGCCTGGTGCCTGAGTGCCGTGTCCCTGTTCTGGCTACCGGTGCATAAGCTGCCCATTCCCGCGATCGCCGGTGCAGTTTTGCTTAGAACCTTCTTGCACACGGGCCTGTTTATCACCGCCCACGATGCGATGCACAGAAGCGTCTGTACAACAAACCATCGTCTCAACGACCTGGTAGGCCGGTTGGCGGTTGCCCTGTACGCCTTTTTGCCCTACCGGGAACTGCTCGTCAAACACCAGCAACACCACCGCGCCCCGGCCACCGCCTCAGACCCGGATTACCACGACGGTAGACATACTGGCTTTGGGCAGTGGTATCTCAACTTTATGCAGGAGTACATGGCGGGCGAGCACGCCGTCCGGCAGCTTGTGGCTCTGGCTCTCCTGTGCGTCGGCTGCCTCTGGCTTCTGGCGGTACCGGCAATCAACCTGCTGCTGTTCTGGCTTTTGCCCCTGGTGCTCAGCTCGGTGCAGCTGTTTTATTTCGGCACCTACCTGCCCCACCGCCGTCCCCACGGCGGTTACCACAACCGTCACCGCGCCACCAGCAACCGCCTCTGTACGTTCTGGTCGTTCATCAGTTGCTACCACTTTGGCTACCACTGGGAGCACCACGAGTACCCCCAGGTGCCCTGGTACCACCTGCCGTCGCTGTTGGGTGCGGCACCCCGTCAGCAGTCAGCAGCCCGCTCGTAG
- a CDS encoding saccharopine dehydrogenase NADP-binding domain-containing protein, translating into MTEHVLILGGQGRIGSSVAADLVAYTQAEVVITGRSEKTGAAFARRLGPRVRFQQLDLQDRAALETAIAQSQLVIHCAGPFQFRDASVLERCIALGVNYLDVSDNRAFTIGALALRQRAQEAGVTAIVNSGIFPGLSNSMVRQAAEQLDQPETIHLSYVVQGSGGAGVTVLRTTFLALQHPFKVWLDGRWQEVEPYSGRETVYFGQTPAHVYWFDMPESYTLAQTFSVRSVITKFGVEPDLYNHLTALAAERFPKNWFANPDVVEFLSQVSHAMTAVTDAFSGVGVRIRAQVSGIKDGQSSLRTAVLSHHNTTVVCGIGTGSLAELMLNGKVNKPGVWTVDEALSTPLFEQIVTNRRLVVQLD; encoded by the coding sequence GTGACTGAACACGTACTCATTCTTGGAGGCCAGGGACGAATCGGCAGCAGCGTCGCCGCCGATCTCGTCGCCTACACGCAGGCGGAGGTGGTGATCACGGGCCGCTCCGAAAAAACCGGGGCGGCCTTTGCCCGCCGCCTCGGACCACGGGTCCGCTTTCAACAGCTGGATCTGCAGGACCGGGCGGCCCTTGAAACGGCAATTGCCCAGAGCCAGTTGGTCATCCACTGCGCCGGTCCCTTTCAGTTTCGAGATGCCTCTGTTCTTGAGCGCTGCATCGCTCTGGGCGTCAACTATCTGGATGTGAGCGACAACCGCGCCTTTACCATCGGGGCGCTCGCCCTCAGGCAGCGGGCGCAGGAGGCCGGGGTGACAGCGATCGTCAACTCGGGCATCTTTCCGGGCCTCTCCAACAGCATGGTGCGCCAGGCTGCCGAACAGCTCGACCAGCCCGAGACAATTCATCTGAGCTACGTCGTGCAGGGTTCCGGCGGAGCGGGGGTGACGGTCCTGCGCACGACCTTTCTTGCGCTGCAGCATCCATTCAAAGTCTGGCTCGATGGCCGCTGGCAGGAGGTCGAACCCTACAGCGGGCGCGAGACCGTCTACTTTGGCCAGACACCGGCCCACGTCTACTGGTTCGATATGCCCGAAAGCTACACCCTGGCCCAGACCTTTTCGGTGCGCTCGGTGATTACCAAGTTCGGGGTCGAGCCCGACCTGTACAACCACCTCACCGCCCTTGCCGCCGAGCGCTTTCCAAAAAACTGGTTCGCCAACCCGGATGTCGTCGAATTTCTTTCCCAGGTGAGCCACGCGATGACTGCCGTCACCGATGCTTTTAGCGGCGTCGGCGTGCGCATCCGCGCCCAGGTGAGTGGCATCAAGGATGGCCAGAGCAGCCTACGCACCGCCGTCCTCTCCCACCACAACACGACGGTCGTCTGCGGCATCGGCACCGGCAGCCTGGCCGAACTGATGCTGAACGGCAAGGTAAATAAGCCCGGCGTCTGGACGGTAGACGAAGCCCTGAGCACCCCCCTCTTCGAGCAGATCGTCACAAACCGCCGGCTCGTCGTCCAACTGGACTGA
- a CDS encoding cytochrome c biogenesis protein CcdA: MSESLQLWFYQLQQGAEQLAKAQLGQISPLSFLLLYAIGLATSFTPCILSMLPVTIGYIGGYQSRSRSESLIQSAWFALGLAVTMTSLGLVATLPGVIYGQVGTGWFIAMGALAILMGLNLLGLIPIRLPQWGGFDFDKDTPQWLKSLLTGLTFGLVASPCSTPVLLSLLGWVSTTGNPLVGVGLLFAYSLGHATPLVLAGAFTGALKALLSLRRWSGLINQASGVLLIFTGTIAILNLLHR; this comes from the coding sequence TTGAGCGAGTCTTTGCAGTTGTGGTTCTATCAGTTGCAGCAGGGGGCCGAGCAACTGGCAAAGGCCCAGCTGGGCCAGATCTCGCCTTTGAGCTTTTTGCTGCTGTACGCAATCGGCCTTGCCACCAGCTTTACACCCTGTATTCTTTCGATGTTGCCGGTGACGATCGGCTACATCGGCGGCTACCAGTCGCGCTCGCGCAGCGAATCGCTCATCCAGTCGGCCTGGTTTGCCCTGGGGCTGGCCGTCACGATGACCAGCCTGGGCCTGGTGGCGACGCTGCCGGGGGTGATCTACGGCCAGGTCGGCACCGGCTGGTTCATCGCCATGGGCGCACTGGCGATCTTGATGGGGCTGAACCTGCTGGGCCTCATCCCGATCCGCCTGCCGCAGTGGGGGGGCTTCGACTTCGACAAGGACACTCCCCAGTGGCTCAAGTCCCTGCTCACAGGGCTCACCTTCGGCCTGGTCGCCTCTCCCTGTTCGACGCCTGTGCTGCTGAGCCTGCTCGGTTGGGTCTCGACCACCGGCAATCCGCTGGTGGGCGTCGGCTTGCTCTTTGCTTACTCGCTGGGCCACGCCACGCCGCTCGTTCTTGCCGGAGCCTTTACTGGTGCCCTCAAGGCGTTGCTCTCGCTCAGGCGCTGGTCGGGGCTGATCAACCAGGCAAGCGGCGTGCTGCTCATCTTTACGGGCACGATCGCCATCTTGAATCTGCTGCACCGGTAG